One window from the genome of Streptomyces sp. NBC_00287 encodes:
- a CDS encoding response regulator transcription factor — translation MSVRVLLADDEHLIRGALAALLSLEDDLVVVAEAASGPEALAMARAHRPDVAVLDLQMPGADGVKVATSLRAELPSCQVMIVTSHGRPGHLKRALAAGVRGFVPKTVSAQRLAEIIRTVRAGNRYVDPELAADAISAGDSPLTAREAEVLELAADGAPVAEIAERAALSQGTVRNYLSSAVSKLGAENRHAAVRLARERGWV, via the coding sequence GTGAGTGTGCGGGTGCTGCTCGCCGACGACGAGCATCTGATCCGGGGTGCGCTCGCCGCGCTGCTGTCGCTGGAGGACGACCTGGTGGTCGTCGCCGAGGCGGCCAGCGGGCCCGAGGCGCTGGCCATGGCCCGGGCCCACCGGCCCGACGTAGCCGTGCTGGATCTTCAGATGCCCGGCGCGGACGGTGTGAAGGTCGCCACATCCCTGCGGGCGGAACTGCCGTCCTGCCAGGTCATGATCGTGACCAGTCATGGCCGCCCCGGGCATCTCAAGCGGGCACTTGCGGCGGGTGTGCGTGGGTTCGTCCCCAAGACCGTCAGCGCCCAGCGGCTCGCTGAGATCATCCGCACGGTCCGCGCCGGAAACCGCTATGTGGACCCCGAGTTGGCCGCCGACGCGATCTCCGCCGGGGACTCACCGCTGACCGCGCGGGAGGCCGAGGTGCTGGAACTCGCCGCCGACGGAGCCCCCGTCGCGGAGATCGCCGAGCGGGCCGCGCTGTCGCAGGGGACCGTGCGGAACTATCTCTCCTCGGCCGTCTCCAAGCTCGGGGCGGAGAACCGTCACGCTGCGGTGCGTCTCGCCCGTGAGCGAGGTTGGGTATAG
- a CDS encoding phosphoribosylaminoimidazolesuccinocarboxamide synthase — translation MSGFVEKPEPIEVPGLVHLHTGKVRDLYQNEAGDLVMVASDRMSAYDWVLPTEIPDKGRVLTQLSLWWFDQLADLVPNHVLSTELPPDAPADWAGRTLICKSLKMVPVECVARGYLTGSGLVEYNDSRTVCGLALPEGLVDGSELPAPIFTPATKAEVGEHDENVSYEEVARQVGADTAAQLRQATLAVYSRARGIARDRGIILADTKFEFGFEGDTLVIADEVLTPDSSRFWPADQWEPGRAQPSYDKQYVRDWLTSAESGWDRKSEQPPPSLPQHVVDATRAKYVEAYERLTGTSWA, via the coding sequence GTGTCCGGATTCGTAGAAAAGCCCGAGCCGATCGAGGTTCCGGGCCTGGTGCACCTGCACACCGGCAAGGTGCGCGATCTGTACCAGAACGAGGCGGGCGACCTCGTGATGGTCGCCAGCGACCGTATGTCGGCGTACGACTGGGTGCTCCCGACCGAGATCCCCGACAAGGGCCGCGTCCTCACCCAGCTCTCCCTGTGGTGGTTCGACCAGCTCGCCGACCTGGTCCCCAACCATGTGCTGAGCACCGAACTCCCGCCCGACGCCCCCGCCGACTGGGCGGGCCGCACCCTGATCTGCAAGTCGCTGAAGATGGTCCCCGTGGAGTGCGTGGCCCGCGGCTATCTCACCGGCTCCGGCCTGGTCGAGTACAACGACTCCCGTACGGTCTGCGGCCTCGCCCTCCCCGAGGGCCTGGTCGACGGCAGTGAGCTCCCAGCCCCGATCTTCACCCCGGCCACCAAGGCCGAGGTCGGCGAGCACGACGAGAACGTCTCGTACGAGGAGGTCGCCCGCCAGGTCGGCGCCGACACCGCCGCCCAGCTGCGCCAGGCCACCCTCGCCGTCTACTCCCGGGCCCGGGGCATCGCCCGTGACCGCGGGATCATCCTGGCGGACACCAAGTTCGAGTTCGGCTTCGAGGGCGACACCCTCGTCATCGCCGACGAGGTCCTCACTCCGGACTCCTCCCGCTTCTGGCCGGCGGACCAGTGGGAGCCGGGCCGCGCGCAGCCGTCGTACGACAAGCAGTACGTCCGTGACTGGCTGACCTCGGCGGAGTCCGGCTGGGACCGCAAGAGCGAGCAGCCCCCGCCGTCGCTGCCGCAGCACGTGGTGGACGCGACCCGCGCCAAGTACGTGGAGGCGTACGAGCGTCTGACGGGCACGAGCTGGGCGTAA
- a CDS encoding N,N-dimethylformamidase beta subunit family domain-containing protein yields MGSEQIRRWESGALAHAVTDPFGQGPVPWLRGSETYFDDTGQVVPWYVDTPQDTPPPPGEHRVPSPRTSKNTRPTPGPRSADDVHRQIKGFTSTGAVAPGEAVDFHITVDPPQEFAVDIYRIGHYGGDGAAKITTSPRLSGIVQPPPLTADRTVSCHHWWLSWRLQIPPFWSIGAYVAVLTTVDGYRSHIPFTIRDNHPADLLLLLPDITWQAYNLYPEDGRTGASLYHAWDENGRLLGEADAATTVSFDRPYAGAGLPLHVGHAYDFIRFAERYGYDLAYADARDLHAGHVDPTRYRGLVFPGHDEYWSPHMRRTVELAREHGTSLVFLSANTMYWQVELGPSPSGVPDRLLTCRKRRGPGKPVLWREIDRPEQQLVGIQYAGRVPEPHPLIVRNADHWLWDATGAHEGDELDGMVAGEADRYFPRTALPEHEERILLAHSPYTDGEGALRHQETSLYRAPSGALVFASGTFAWSPALDRPGHVDPRIQRATANLLDRICKRD; encoded by the coding sequence ATGGGGTCGGAGCAGATCCGCCGCTGGGAGTCGGGAGCACTCGCGCACGCCGTCACGGACCCCTTCGGCCAGGGCCCCGTCCCCTGGCTCCGTGGCTCGGAGACGTACTTCGACGACACAGGCCAGGTGGTCCCCTGGTACGTCGACACCCCCCAGGACACCCCGCCGCCCCCGGGCGAACACCGCGTACCGAGCCCCCGTACCAGCAAAAACACCCGCCCCACCCCAGGCCCCCGCTCCGCCGACGACGTACACCGCCAGATCAAGGGCTTCACCTCCACCGGCGCGGTAGCCCCCGGCGAGGCCGTCGACTTCCACATCACCGTCGACCCACCCCAGGAATTCGCCGTCGACATCTACCGCATCGGCCACTACGGCGGAGACGGCGCCGCGAAGATCACCACCAGCCCCCGCCTCTCCGGCATCGTCCAGCCCCCACCCCTCACCGCCGACCGCACGGTCTCCTGCCACCACTGGTGGCTGTCCTGGCGGCTGCAGATCCCGCCGTTCTGGAGCATCGGGGCATACGTCGCCGTCCTCACCACCGTCGACGGCTACCGCTCCCACATCCCGTTCACGATCCGCGACAACCACCCGGCGGATCTGCTCCTGCTCCTGCCGGACATCACCTGGCAGGCGTACAACCTCTACCCGGAGGACGGCCGCACCGGCGCCAGCCTCTACCACGCCTGGGACGAGAACGGCCGGCTGCTCGGCGAGGCCGACGCCGCGACGACCGTCTCCTTCGACCGCCCGTACGCCGGCGCGGGCCTCCCCCTGCACGTGGGCCACGCCTACGACTTCATCCGCTTCGCCGAGCGCTACGGCTACGACCTCGCCTACGCCGACGCCCGCGATCTGCACGCCGGCCATGTCGACCCCACCCGCTACCGCGGCCTGGTCTTCCCCGGCCACGACGAGTACTGGTCCCCGCACATGCGCCGCACGGTCGAGCTGGCCAGGGAGCACGGCACCTCGCTGGTCTTCCTCTCCGCCAACACCATGTACTGGCAGGTGGAGTTGGGCCCCTCCCCGTCCGGCGTCCCGGACCGTCTGCTGACCTGCCGTAAACGCAGGGGCCCGGGCAAGCCGGTCCTGTGGCGCGAGATCGACCGCCCCGAACAGCAGTTGGTCGGCATCCAGTACGCGGGCCGGGTCCCCGAGCCCCACCCCCTGATCGTCCGTAACGCCGACCACTGGCTGTGGGACGCCACCGGCGCCCATGAGGGCGACGAACTCGACGGCATGGTCGCGGGCGAGGCCGACCGCTACTTCCCGCGCACCGCGCTGCCCGAGCACGAGGAGCGCATCCTGCTGGCGCACTCCCCGTACACCGACGGCGAGGGAGCCCTCCGCCACCAGGAGACGTCCCTCTACCGCGCCCCTTCCGGCGCCCTGGTCTTCGCGTCCGGCACCTTCGCCTGGTCCCCGGCCCTGGACCGCCCGGGCCATGTCGACCCCCGTATCCAGCGCGCCACCGCCAACCTCCTGGACCGCATCTGCAAGCGTGACTGA